tggaaactaaatattaagtcaaagatgaaaattaccttgaacatcttatatgatttgtgtgagacaatcatttgatgttaacttgggaagtttcgtattgatcgattaatcacttgaaaattacttgaagctagtggtatgtgtaagattactattgtcatcttctaaggatgtttaaatgattaaatgagagcttAGAAAGACTACCAATacctggatataacacaatatgtatactttgtatgtgcactgtgaagttctagttcagttctggaactcttgtttgcgaacgggtttacctgtgaaaaggtccggAGTTGTTGTTCGCTAACCTGTTTGTGAACGGCTAGACAAGGCCAAGTCCGGAACTGTTTTTCGCATACCCTGTTTATGAACGacaagacaaagccaaagtccggaactattgttcgcgtactcagtggtcaagttctaaaatcggtaattatggattttcatactcatgaactcaggttcgtttgcgaactaaagtccctgaaaCTTTAATggaataaggtatgtgaactagtttcacaaaccgtggcattatgttcatgaattagttattgtataagtactttatacaattacaaaccaaaccgattttgtttcaaattgttcatatatatatttctatgagatgatgaacatttgaacaactctcttgaaatacatttagatttatttgattatctgTCATGAtagattgatcatcatatttgatctagtgAGTCTATAAGGGTACAGCAGCGAGTTGTTCTGTAAACCTTTTCAGTGACATTAACATGTAAAGATTTAGCTTAGTTCTCACAGTTATAGTCAAATTCAATCCCGAACTTAGGAAAATATTGTCGGATGCATTTTTTGAGCAGGATAAGATTAATCGTGGGAGTAAAGAGGGTGGTATCTATCTGTTTGGACTGCGGAAAAAGACAATGAAAGTCTCGCAACTTTCGACTAGCGGTTCCGTTAAAAAGTCGGTGAAGGTAGCGCAATTGATGCTGGACTCGCCATCGAACCTTAAAAAATTCCTTGCCTTATTGCAAGATCACTTGCTTGCTTCATCAGAAAAATGACATTTACAAAAAAGTGACATTGTCTTGAAGATTCATACATGCTTGCTTCATCAGAACACGAGTGATCATGTTAAATCCTCTCTGCAGGATAACATTCCATGAAACTGGCATTCCAGGAGTGCATAACTCCTGAATCTCAACCAGTAAAGTTCGAGATTCATTAACAATTACATCAATAACAAGTCCAGCTAAAACATTGAAATCCAAGTGCTGCTCACTTAAGAATATCTCACTAGGGTTTGAGTCAGCTTACATACCAGACTGTGAGATTTCAAATACTCCAAGCTCATATGTGGACCCAAACGTCAGTTCTTGACTGATCGAAGGAACCGATGAGACGAATGCCTCTCCCCCTCCATATATAAAACAACATCCACAATGTGTTCTAAGACACGAGGTCCTGCTATCTCACCAGTTTTGGTCACATTGCCTATCAGAAATACAGGTACATCAATGCTTTTTGTGTATCTCAATAGAGTAGACATGAATTCATTTACATGCATGATACGCCATGTACTTCCAGGCACTCCCTTTAAATACATtgttttaatagaatcaacaataAGTCCCCGAGGAGAAAGCAATCGAGATTTGTCCAGTATATCCTCAATATACGTACTCGAGTACAATAGCAAATCTTCCGTTCTGATTCTCATTCCCATACGATCCGCTCTATTATCGATTTTCCCAACACCCTCTTCACGAGAGATATATAAAACTGGAGTTGAGCCACCAGAATCACCTCCTTGGGACACTAGTGCATTTGCGAATCCGAATAATACACATACGTTTGCCATTCCATATGTTTCCCAAACTACATATTACTAACTAGGaaagaaatcctttcaaaataTTTATGGTTTCCTCCCTGCGTGACACATAATTTGGTAACCCTCAAATGGGGATAAAAGAATTAATTGAGAGATATGATCTACTAATCAGATCCTTGGTAACTTGctaaggatttttttttctaggCAAAGTTACTATGTACTCTTAATATTAATTAAAAACAGAAAGAATTTACTGTATTACGCCTTATCTAAAATCATTTCACTTTTATCCCCCATTCTCTCTTCTCTCCACCGTCATTGATTGTTTATATTACTACTAACTAATTTAATTGCCAATATGTGTGAAAAAACAATGTATCATAATATGAActttcatttttgttgatgattacATATACTTTTTCTAGTACAAtatgatttattttctttttgtgtaaATATTTTTTTCGCGTATAATATCATTATGAATTCAGATATTTTGGTAAGAATTTGTAATAAATAATTCGTTAATTCAATCAATTCATATAAACAATAAATATCGGTTTAAAATGCTAATTATTTTCTCTAAAACCAAGAAACGAAGATCTTGATATATTATGTATATAGATAAATATCAGTAGGAGGGAAACAATGGAATGTTGTTTAGTGGAAAATCATGCTTTAAAGGTGGTGTGTGCAACCACTAATTACTAGTTTCATATACGTATAAACACTCTTTAAAATATAAACAAAACGTCGAGCATATTGTAGACACATAAAAAGATCAGATTTGGAGTCCTCTTAAAGCCTCCGGGAACTATGAGACGATCCCAATGGCAACCCAAAGCGCACACCAAGTGAAGTTGGAAGGAGACACCAAGACCGCTATGTGTGTCAATGAGTATACCCCATAACTTATTACATATTTAATTAACAATGTTCTTTTCAGATGAGTGAGTGCTCACTCTCACGACCATATCCTTCACTCATCTACCCAGTAGTGGGTAACTTTGTTGTAGGAAACATAACTACTTTAAACCCTTCACGTATCAAAAAATTTGTGCATCAAAAAAATGCAGCATACAGTTTTGAATGGTTGTGAAAACAAGGAAATTTAATCCTTACAGAAAAGATATCACCTATAACGACTTTTTTTACCATCGCCAAAACAGAAGGTGCAACTGTTCATAAGTGGAAAGAAGTCGCAGCGAACTCTCCGAAAAAAATCTTCATGAGAGTAACCCTTAGTTTTGCGAATTCTGCTACTCAGGAAGGAAACACAACACTCCAAGCATCATTCAACTCCATGTACATAGGGGATACTACGAAACTATGCTTGTGATGAAAGAGAGGTTTTATGAGTTTggtttgaagagtagaaattgtGCTGAGATGAGTTGGGTTCTCTATTTTGGTAATTTTCCAGCATAAGACCCTCTTAATAACTTATATTGATAGGAGTATAGGATCCACTACCTTCAAGGTAAAATCTTATTATGTAAGACACCTCATTTCCAAAATTGGACTAAAGGGTTTTGGAAAAGAGTTTTAGAAATAAAGCATCTTGTCATAATATTCACTCCTTATGTATGAGATTTCATAATCAGCAATTCCATGTCCACATAGAAATGAAACTCTATATATGCTTAATTATGTGGTAGTTTATAAAGAACAAGGGAtgaaaagatataaaaagtatttTGGTTGGATGTATTAGTATGAGTTATGAATGCAACTTTTattcagaaaaaataaataataataaatgaaAGGTACCTTTTCTTGATGGGTATGAAGGAGGTAATTGAACTTCTTCGCGTTTTTTCATATTGCTCTTAATTAGACTGACTGAGGACATCTAGGGCCTTGAAAGACTCGATCCAAAATAGGTTCATATCCCTCAGTTTTATCTGTTAACATCATGACCTCCTTAAGATCAAGTTTTCTGTAATCAAAATCTTCTTTCTGGATGCAATTGGATATGGACTCATAGAAGGTATTCTGTTATCTACTGGAAACTCATGAAAAATGGATGATATAAAATCTCTTTTACGATTCGTTTGTCTTCATCAATCAATGACAAATTATTCATTTTTACACTACCGACACCACTAACAAAATATAccaaaataaattataaggatGCATTTGTCATTTCCAAAATAAAATGCTAAAAACAAGGTCTAGGAGTACCTTCGCGCCCCTTATAAGCAAGTAATTAACGAGGGAATCATCGGGCtatttttgattaaaaaaaatgctCGATCTTTCATCAACCACTGAAGGATTGTCACCAATCCTATAAGTGGGGGGAAACATCGCACTTGACCtgaaaatagaaatcatcaaaacataTAGCATAGATGCGTTCTGATATGACTGATCTAGTAAATCCAGTTGCAACATGCACTTTCCTCATACAAGGCTATATATAAGGAGAAATTTTGATGATTATGATTGTGCTACCTAGTAAAAACACAAGAGTACGTGTTCCACAACTCAAAACTTACAGATATCATTACTTTATAACTTCTGGAGAAATAACTACCTTCCCAACCAGAATCTATTTGCACAGAGGAAAATAAAGACTCGTGCAGATCCAGTCTTTTAAAAATCAATGCATACTTAAATCAAGCACAACTTATACAGAAAATTTAAACTCATAATATGACAACTACCTCCAAAGCCATAATTAAGGTCGGTCATATACATATATCCCCAACCAATATATGCCATGCATTGTCAGGTTGTCCCAGACTGAAATAGAGTACAGAtgccacacacacacaaaaaaaaaaaaacttacataagaacttagaatcacaagcTACATATTCATATTCAAAACAAGAAACAAGAAACAAGCATTTGATCAAAAGTTTATTCCCAAACTAGAACTTCAATGTAAGGAGGGATACTACTATACACATCCACACTCAAAAGTTTACGAGCATAGTCCAGGATGTTCTCCGCATCATATATTTCATCTTTTCCTAAATCACCTACATCATTTTATTCCTTTCAATCTTCAAGGCAAAACATTTATCCTTACTATAAGACAACTAGAATCTAAAACAAGTTTTGGAACCACTTACTTACCACAAAATGTATACAACCAACATCAACGCAAAAAATAAGTAATCTTCTTACTTAACCTTTTTATTCACACTTACTAGAAGGAATCTCGACTTGCAATCTTTAATCTTGGGGTGCTTAAAGTCACGATCGTCTTGTTAAAGAACAACCAAAAAAGTATGTAATGTCCTTGCATCAATACCTTCATTTTGTAAGTGAATTCCCACCTTATTAAGGTTTTTgttcaataaataaagaagaaatgATGATATGGAAACACCAAATCGAGGTAAAAAGGTTCAGATTAAGAGGAATTAAAGAAAAATCGAGTTACCTGAACATTATTAAATAGTTCTTTCTCAACGTCCAACCAGTCCCTACCTCTTTCACAAAGATTTCATCTGCAGTTTTGCCTTTAGCCAATTAATCTAGGTCAATATTCCAATCTTTGTGAAAACAAACCTTGTCTTTTAAAACATCCTCGACCTTGTTAGGACACAAGGTTCCAAAAACATTTTCATGTTTCACGGTTACATGCCTTCTTacttttccaaaattatttatcattGAACATGCTAGACCCTTTGAAAAATCATCTCGTTCGAAGGCCATAATACAATTTCCATCATCGACGTCATCACATCTTACTGCTTTCATTGCAACATTATCCATCCTTCCCTAGAAGATCCccagaagagattgaagaaatgGAGGAAAAAGAATAGaagcagaaaagaaaagaaaaaaaatgaagaaaaagagtaagaaaccctagttttcttctttcttaaagtttttttttctaattttttttttccaaacttAAAAATGTATTGGAAATCGAAGAAATCGAACATAGGACGTTTAGTACTACTCCTCCAACTCCAACCACTCCTCCACGAGCCGATTTGTAGTAATATTTCATTTATTCATATtcaccataaaatctttttacaCCCTCAtgttaaaatgttattttccTCCATCTATACAAATACTAGTGTTTTTATGATTATAAATaccttttattttattgtatatgGGCCGAATTTTTCTTACCGAATTCACATATCTAAAACGAATTACACACGCACATATCCCATTCCGAACTAATGTCGGGTCAAAAATCATTGACCGAACTTGACTTTTGCGAATCCGAATAATACACATACGTTTGTCGTTCCATATGTTTCCCAAACTGCAAATTACTAACTAGGaaagaaatcctttcaaaataTTTATGGTTTCCTCCATGCGTGACACATAATTTGGTAACCCTCAAATGAGGATAAAAGAATTAATTGAGAGATATGATCTACTAATCAGATCCTTGGTAACCTGctaaggatttttttttctaggAAAAGTTACTATGTACTCTTAATATTAATTAAAAACAGAAAGAATTTATCGTATTAGGCCTTATCTAAAATTATTTCACTTTTATCCCCCATTCTCTCTTCTCTCCACCGGCATTGATTGTTTACATTACTACTAACTTATTTAATTGCCAATATGTGTGAAAGAAACAATGTATCATAATATGAActttcatttttgttgatgattacATATAATTTTTCTAGTACaatatgatttatttttatttcgtaTAAATATTTTTTTCGCATATAATATCATTTCGAATTCAGATATTTTGGTAAGAATTTTTAATAAATAATTCCTTAATTCAATCAATTCATATAAAACATAAATATCGGTTTAAAATGCTAATTATTTTCTCTAAAACCAAGAAACGAAGATCTTGATATATTATGTATATAGATAAATATCAGTAGGAGGgagatggtatttttcaatgatgttgtagtaagatgattcgttcactcagatttgttgagaatttgttttaagacttaataaagaaaataagaaaaaatatatatacaaaatttttcacgggatgaagagagaccgggactcgggatttcactacttttcatattgttgtggttcagtcattacttctagacaatatagctcaaacaaaagaagttgtgactctagttctttgccaaaaatatatttcgtaaaatattatttgtaagttaaaagcatgacgcatctgaagtaattaaaactaagcatgcggcatctaacaaaataacaagtaattaatagaaatcataaagcaattaaatctatgcaaaaagtcaataaaagaattaattcatttaccacaatcattaaaagttgcttcctccgttgtcccggtggtggggtttagcttctcatggtgaaaacacactcaaaggaatttttcattgctcaaaaaggtgcttacaaggatgaaaagggaggaacaacaattaaaaccg
This is a stretch of genomic DNA from Papaver somniferum cultivar HN1 chromosome 1, ASM357369v1, whole genome shotgun sequence. It encodes these proteins:
- the LOC113339240 gene encoding uncharacterized protein LOC113339240, producing the protein MANVCVLFGFANALVSQGGDSGGSTPVLYISREEGVGKIDNRADRMGMRIRTEDLLLYSSTYIEDILDKSRLLSPRGLIVDSIKTMYLKGVPGSTWRIMHVNEFMSTLLRYTKSIDVPVFLIGNVTKTAGLVIDVIVNESRTLLVEIQELCTPGMPVSWNVILQRGFNMITRVLMKQACMNLQDNVTFL